In Solidesulfovibrio carbinoliphilus subsp. oakridgensis, the sequence CGGCAAAGGCCTGGCCGGCCTGCTCGAACCGGCCCCGGTCCAGGGATTCCGTGCCGTAGAAAAGAAGGTCGTTGAGGCTCATGGCCGCCCGGGCCGGCGGGCCGGACAGGAGCAGCCCCAGGAAAAGGGCCGCGAGGATGGCGGGTTTCATGGGGTGGGGCTTGGCAAAGGGGCGCGGGCCTGTCAAGACCAGTATGGCCTGGCGGACCGGTTTGGTGTAGGAAATGGCCTGCGCCGCCGGCCGTCCGGCCCGGCCGGCGGTCCGGCTGCCGGCAATCCCCGGCCAAGGAGCACTGCCATGAAAATGTCCGCCCTGTCCCCGGTCCTTTTGTCCCTGGTCCTCCTCGGCGCCGGCTGCGCCGCGAAAAACGAGGCCCCGGCCCCAACCGCGCCCCAGACGTCCTATCCGTCGCCGGACTATCCGCCGCAAACGGCCGCGCCCCAGGCGCCCGTCCCGCCGGCCGAACGCACCGCCACCCCCCAGGCCGCCGCACCCGTGGCCCCGGCCACCCCGCCCATGGCCCCGGCCGGCGGCTCCCCGCGTCCGGACGGCCCGCCGCGTCCCGGCATGCTCTTCGACATGATGGACACGGACCATAACGGCCGGGTGACCCTGGAGGAATGGCGCGCCTTCCAGGACAAGGCCTTTCGCCGCATGGACAAGAACAACGACAACGTCCTCACCCGCGAGGAGATGGCCGCTTCGCTGCCTCCCCGCCGCGGGCCCGGCGGTCCCGGCGGCTCTGGCGGACCCGGCCCCCGGCCGGCGCCCTGAGGCCCGGGCGCCTTGCCGCCCGTGGCCCCTTTTCCTTTGACGCAGCCCATTTGAAGGAGCTTCCATGACCTCGCCCGTGATCCCCCTGCCCAAGGGTTTTTCCTTCGCCACCGCGGCGGCCGGCTTCAAGCACCCCGGCCGCGACGACCTGGCCCTGGTCGTCAGCGACGTGCCGGCCGTGGCCGCCGGCGTCTTTACCAAAAACCTGTTCCAGGCGGCCCCGGTCCTGGTGGCCAAAAAGCGCCTCTCCACCTCCGGCGGCCACGCCCGGGCCATCCTGGTCAACTCCGGCCAGGCCAACGCCTGCACCGGCCAGGGCGGCATCGACGACTGCCGCGAGACCCTCTCCCTGGTGGCCAAGGCCACGGACCTGTCGGCCGACGAGATCCTGCCGGCCTCGACCGGGGTCATCGGCGCGCGCCTGAAGCTCGACAAATGGAAGGCGGCCGTGCCGGCCCTGGCGGCGGGCCTCGGCCAGACCTCGCCCGTGGCCGTGGCCAAGGCCATCATGACCACGGACTCGTTCCCGAAGATCGCCTGGGGCACGCTCACCACCGACGCCGGCGAGGTCCGGGTCATGGGCATGGCCAAGGGAGCCGGCATGATCGCCCCCAACATGGCCACCATGATCGGCCTGCTCCTTTGCGACGCCAAGGTCGGGTCGCTGTGGTGGCAGGAGGCCGTGGCCGCGGCCGCGGACCGCAGCTTCAACAGCATCACCGTGGACGGCGACACCTCCACCAACGACTGCGTCCTGGCCCTGGCCAACGGCGCGTCGGAAGTGGCCATCGACTCGGCCGAAGGCCGGCAGGCCCTGCTCGGCGTCATGGTCGAGGTCTGCCAGGCGCTGGCCTACATGCTGATCCAGGACGCCGAGGGCGGCACCAAGATCCTGCGGGTCAAGGTCCAGGGCGCGGCCTCCCATGCCGAGGCCGAGCTGGCCGCCCGGGCGGTCGGCAATTCGCCCCTGGTCAAGACGGCCTTTTTCGGCCGCGACGCCAACTGGGGCCGGATCGTGGCCGCGCTCGGCCGGTCCGGGGCCAGCTTCGCCCCGGAGGACGTGTCTGTCCGCATCGGCGGGGTGGCGGTCTTCCAGAACGGCATGCCCGTGGCCGAGGACCTGGACGCGCTTTTGGCCCCGCACATGCGCCGGGGCGAGATCTCGGTGGACGTGGAGCTTGGCGACGGCCCGGGCCGCTACCTCCTTCTGGCCTCGGACCTGACCTACGACTACATCAAGATCAACGCCGACTACCGGACGTAGCGGCCCTCCCCGGCCGGCCCGCCCCCTTTCGCGACAGGGGCGGGCGGCCGGACCACGGAAAAAGAGTTTCCCATGACGACCCCCGACCACGGCACCGTGGACATGAGCGACCGGGACCGGCTGACCCGGCTGGCGGATTTCGTCTTCGAGGCCGGCATGCTGCGAAAGACCCCGCGCACCGGCTACCAGTTTCTGGGCTCCGGCGCGGAAAACGTGGCCGAGCACAGCTTCCGGGCGGCGCTGATCGGTTTCGTCCTGGCCACCGAGGCCGGGGCCGACCCGAATAGGACCATGGCCCTTTGCCTCTTCCACGACCTGCCCGAAGCCCGCACCGGCGATTTCAACTACGTCAACAAGCTCTACAACACCGCCGACCCCAGGCGGGCCCTGGCCGACGCCCTGGCCGGCACGGGCCTCTCCGCCACGGTCCTGCCGCTCCACGACGAGCTGGAGGCGGCCGTGACCCCGGAAGCCGCCCTGGCCCAGGACGCGGACCAGATCGACCTCATCGCCAACCTGAAGGAAGAGCTGGACCTGGGCAACCGCTACGCCGCCGCCTGGATCGACGCCGCCATGGCCCGGCTGCGCACCGACGCCGGCCGCCGGCTGGCCGGGGCCGTGGCCGCCACCGACCACACCGAGTGGTGGTTCAACGGCCCGGACCGGGAGTGGTGGAATCGCAAAAACGGCTGCGCCCCCAAGGGTTCCAAGGCCCCGAAGGCCCCGGAGGAATGACGCCGTGCGTCTGGCCGTCATCTCCGACACCCACCTGCGGGCCGCCACCCCCTGGTTCGAGGCGGTCTACGAAAAGTATCTGGCCCCGGCCGACATGGTGCTCCACTGCGGCGACCACACCGGCCACAGCCTGTGGGCCTCCCTGCTCCGGCACCAGGATTTCGCCTCCGTGGCCGGCAACTCCGATGCCTGGGACCTGGCCATGGAACTGCCGCCGCTCCTCGAACGCACCGTCTGCGGCCTGCGTCTGGCCGTGACCCACGGCTGGGGCCCGAGGCCCGGCCTGTCCGAGCGCATCGCCACGGCCCTGGCCGGCCGCTTCGACGTCATCTTCTTCGGCCACTCCCACACCATCGAGGACACCCGCTGCGGCCAAACCCGCCTCATCAACCCCGGGGCCCTGGAACCCGGCGGCAGCCTGGCCCTGGTCGACTGCGACGACGGGACGGGCATCCGCGACGTGGCGTTCGTGCGGGTGTAGGGAGAGGGAAGATGCCTCCGGCGGCCGGGAGGGGGTCACCCCCTCCCGGACCCTCCCGGATGGACCATGGTGGACGGCTTTTTCGTCGCGGCGCGAAAGGCTCGGCTAGATACGGACCTTGATGACGCTCAGGAGATCGTTGGCGTAGGTGCCGTCGCGCTTGTACTCCCGGTAGCCGGCCGAATGGGCGCAGCCCACGGCATAGAGCCTGTCGCCGTCGGCCACCAGGTGCGAGGTGGCCTGGCCGCAGGCCAGCTGGCAGAAGACCCCGGCCAGGTCCACGGTGTCGCCTGGCGCGTGGTCCGGGTTGGTGGAGGCGATGACCATGCCCCTGGCGTCCACGAACATGCCTTCCGACCCGTCCAGGATGTTGCCGCCGCCGTCCCGGGGCAGGGCGTCGTGGAGCATGGACAGGAACTGCGGCTCGGAGTCGAACACGATGCCGATGCCGCCAAGCACCGCGCCCCCGCCGGCCAGCGAGGTGATGGAAGCGCTGTAGATGTAGGTGGGCCGGGCACGCCCCCGCTCCTCGTAGAGGTCGGTCGCCTCGAAATTCGACACGCGGTAGCGCTGCGAATCGCAAAGGGCCAGGGTCTCGGCCACGTAGCGGTCGGCGAGGCGGCGGCCTTCCTGCCTGTGCTCGTCCGGATTGGAGCAGGCGAGAATCACCCCTTCGCGGTCGTAGACGAACAGGTTCGTGTACACGGTGTACAGGCTGTTGATGTAGGCCAGGATCTCGCGCATCCGTCCGCGATCTTCCTCCGAAAGGCGCTCCCGTTCCAGCATGCGCCGGAACTCGGAGGTCAGGGCCCACCAGCGGCAGTCGTTGGCCCGCTCGTAGAGGTTGCGGTCCATGATGTCGATGGCCAGGGCGGCCAAAAACCGCACGTCGTGCAGGCGCGAGGACGTGACGAGCTTTAAAAGGCCGCCGGTCGAGGTCTGGAAGACCTGCTGCACCTGGTCCCCGATTTTCTTGACCTCGTTCAAGACATGGGGCAGGGCTTGCGCCTCCACCTTTTCCGAGGCGTCGGCCTGGACCGACTTCTTGGCGGCCATGATCTCGCCGTTTTGCACCACGAGCTCCAGGTCCGAAAGCACGTTTTCCGACGCCTCCTCCACCTTGACCAGCCGGCCGGAAAAAATCGCGTTGCGGCGAATCGTCGCCTCGTCGAGGCCGTGGCCGTGGGTGCCGTTTTGAAAGGCCGTGGCCACGCGCTTGAGGACCTGGCCGTACCAGGGCAGGCCGAAAAAGCCCTGGTAGCCCTTGGTGGCCAGGGTCTTGGCCAGGTAGGCGTCGCCGCCGAGGGCGACCATGGTGAAGTCGTCGCGAAGCGACATCCGGTAGGTCCGGCCGACCGGCGCCTTGGCCGGATCGCTCGAGGCGATGGCCCGGCCGCCGGCATCCAGGATCAGGATGATGCTGTCCTCGGAAGAAGCCCGGAGGTTGTCGAAAATGCCTTCCATCTCGCCGGCGAAGTCGAAAAACAGGCACAGGACGCCAAGGGCCGCGCCCGAGGCCGGGTCCTTGACGGCCTGGGAATAGACCAGCGCGTCGCCGCGCCCCGGGGCCAGGTCGCTTTCCCGGTAGGTCTCCACGTAGGACGCGGCGGCCAGGGTTTCGGCCAGGAGGGGATCGGCGCTTGCGGTCACGGGATTGTCCCGGTCCAGGTGGGCCCGGACCCGGCCCCGCCTGTCGCAGACGATGATCTCGTCATAGACGGTGTATTTGTCCCGGTACTCGCCAAGCCGCCGTTCGATGCGGGCCCGGGCCTCGTCGTCGGTCTCGCTGTTTCCCAGAAACCGCACGATGTCGTCGTCCGTGGCCAGGAAGCCGACATCGGCCGTGCGCTCGAACAGGTTGCGCTTGAGGATGTCGATGGCCACCTGGGCCACGGCCGCGATCTCCAGCACGACCTTCTGGGTGTTTTCCAGAACCAGGGTGTCCACCAGGTCCTGTTGCAGGACCGCGAAGTTCTCCTGGGTCGTGATGATGAAATCAATGAGCGTCTGGGCGATGCGGCTGCAGTTGATCTTGCCGGTCAGCGTCGCCCGGGTCCATTGCCGGTCCAGGCGGGAAAGCACCTCCTGGCACTCCCCGACGCCGGACATGGCGCCGAGCAAAGACGTTTCGTGTTTCTTGATCAATTCCCTGTTCATTGCGATTCCTCCCCCTCCAAAAAAAGGGCGCGGCCGAGGCCGCGCCCTTTGGCGTGTCGCGGATCGGCCGCGTTATTCGGCCGCGCCCGGGGTCGGAGCGCCAGGGCCGGTCGGCTTGGGGCCGAGGATGGCGTCGTTTAGGATTTCCACCTTGGCCGTCTGCTGCACGGTCTGGAGGTAGGCCTTGAAAAGCTCGGACTGCTTGGACTGGGCGAGGGTGGACATCCAGCGGTCCTTTTCCTTGTCCCACAAGGCCGTCTCGGCCGGCATCCGCTTCTCGAGGCCGGCCAGCACGTAGCCGTCGGACACGGCGTAGGCCGCCTTGAACCAGCCGGGACCGGTGGCCTCGAAGGCCGTCTGGACCAGCACCGGGGCCATGCCGAGGGCCGGGATGAAGCCCTGGCGGGTAAACGGCTGGGAAATCTGGATCTTGTCCTTGTAGTCGGCCAGGACCTTGGCCTTGCCTTCCTCGGTCTCCATGGCCTTGGCCACGGTGTCGGCCTGGGCCCGGGCCCGCTTCTGGGCCTCCTCGGCCACGAGCCGGTCCTTGATGACGTCCGTGACGGCTTCCATCGGCTCGAAGCCGGCCGGCTTCGTCTCGGCCACCCGGGCCAGCAGGAACCCGTCCTGGGTCGAGAGCGGCTGGTCGGCCCCGCCGCCCTGCTTGAAGGTGAAAAGCGCGGCCAGGGCCTGCTCCGACAGGCCGAGTTCGGCCGGCGGGGTGTCCTTGGCAAAAAAATCGGTCGTCTTGGTCTCGAGCTTCTCTTCTGCGGCGGCCTTTTTGAGGTCCTCGCCGGCAGCGACCTTTTCCTGGATCGTGTCCAGGGCCTTGGTCAGCTTGTCGGCGGCCTTCTGTTCGGCCAGGTCGCTTCGGATCTCGTCCTTGACTTCGGCCAGGGTCTTCTCGCCGGCGGCCTGATGCTCGCCGGCCTGGATCAGGTGCAGGCCGAGCGCGGTGCGCACGGGTTCGCCGATCTCGTCTTTCTTGAGCGAAAAGGCTTTCTCCTCAAAGGCGCCGAATTCCTTGGGCAGGCTGCCCTTGGGCAGCCAGGCCCAGTCTTCGCCGATGAGCCCCTCGGGGTTGTTGGGGTTTTTCGGCAGAAGCGAGGCGAAGTCCGCCCCGGCCTTGAGCTTGGCGGCCAGATCCTTGAGTTTGGCCGTGGCCGCGTCCACGGCCTCTTTCGGCGCGTCGGCCGGCAGCATGACGAGGAAGTGGCGCACCCGGACCTGTTCGGGCTTGGCGTACTTCTTCTGGTTGGCCTTGTACGCCGTCTCGATATCCGCGTCGGTCACCTCGGCCGGCTTGGCCAGGGCCTTGGGCGTGAATTCCACGTAGTCGATCCTGATCTGGGCGGGCGTGGCGAACTGGTCTTTTCTGGCCTCGTAGTAGGCCTTGATCTGGTCCGCGGTCGGGGCGACACCCTTGGTGAAATCCTCGGTCTTGAAGGGAATGTAGTGGATGGTGGCCTGCTCGCGCATGAAGTCGAAGATGGAGCGGGCCTCGGTGTCGGTGACGGCCGCCGGCAGGCTGACGTAGGCGGCCAGCTTTTCGAGCAGCAGGTTCTGGCGGAAGTCCGCCTCGAACTCGCCCGGGGTCACGTCGTTGGCCTGGAGCAGATTTTCGTAGCGCTTGGCGTCGAACTGCTTGGACTCGTTCTGGAAGGCCGGGATCTTGGCGATCTCGGCCCGCAGCTCTTCCGGGGACACGGCGATGCCGAGCTTGGCGGCCTGGTCTTCCAGCAGACGCGTGGTCACCATGTTGCTGAAGACCTGCCAGCGAAAGCCCCCGTCCTGCAGATCCTTGTCCGTGACATTGGGGTTTTTGTTTTTCACCAGGCGCAGGTTTTCCTGGTAGGCCTTTTCATAGTCCTTGATGAGGACGGGCTGGCCGTCGATGGTGGCAAGGACCGTGGCCTTGTCGCCCTGGAAGCTGCCGACGCCCCAGAAGACGAAGACCAGGATAATGAGGCCGAAAACGATCTTGATGCCCCACGATTGGGCGTATTTCCGCATGGGATCGAGCATTTTTACTCCTCGGCGCGTGGTGCGCCGCTTCGCGTGTCGCGTCCGCCGGATCGGTCCCGGCGGATTCGGGAAAAGACTGGCGGGAACGTAGCCGCTTTTAGCGAAAAAACAACGTTCCGTATCGTCACGGGCGCGGGCTGGTGTGGCGACCCTTAAAAAATACACCAGTATTTTTTAACAAAAAAGTAATCATCTTATATGGTTAACCATGGAAAGCATGCACTTTTTTCCTGGACGCGACACTAGGCCCGGGCCTGCCGCACGAGGTTCAGCAGGCCGCCAGCCCGGATGATCTCCAGTTCCTTGGCGGTCAGGTCGTTTTTGACGGCAACCGGGCCCACGCCGGCAACCGTCATCGCAACGGTGCCGCCAGGCGTGATGTCGCCGGTCCGGATGGCGATCTCCGCCCCGGCCGGGATGCGGTCGTAGTCGGCCTTGTCCGCCAACAAAAGCGGCAGGATGCCGAAGTTGACCAGGTTGGCCCGGTGGATGCGGGCCATGGACTTGGCCACCACGGCCACCACGCCGAGGTAGCGGGGCCCGAGGGCCGCGTGCTCGCGGCTCGATCCCTGGCCGTAGTTGTCCCCGGCCAGGATCACGCCCTTGCCGAGCTTTTTGATGCGCGGCACGAATTCGGCGTCCACCCGGCTGAAGATGTATTCGCTGATGGCCGGGATGTTGGAGCGAAGGGCCGTGATCTGGGCCCCGGCCGGCAGGATGTGGTCGGTGGTGATGTCGTCGCCGACCTTGAGGGCCACCGGCGCCGCAACCGTGGCCGCAAGCGGCGTGAAGGGCGGCAGGGGCGCGATGTTCGGGCCGCGCTTTATTTCCACGCCCGCACCGTCGGCCGGGGGGGTGAGAAAGAGGTGACGGATGCTCGGGGCGTTCTCCGGCAGCTCGGCCCGGGCCGGAGCCTCGCCCCAGGTGGCCGGGTCCGAGAACTCGCCGCGCAGGGCGGCCATGGCCGCGGTTTGCGGGCTGACCAGATAGACCTTGGCGTCCTGGGTGCCGGAGCGGCCCTCGAAATTGCGGTTGAACGTCCGGGCGCTGACCCCGCCCGAGACCGGCGAGCCGCCCATGCCGATGCACGGGCCGCAGGCGCACTCGAGGATGCGGGCCCCGGCGTCGAGCATCGGGTCGATGCGGCCCTCGGCGGCCAGCATCTTGAGCACCTGCTTGGACCCGGGTGCGATCAAAAGATCCGTGGTCGGGTCGATGCGCTTGCCGGCCAGGATCTCGGACACGGCCATGAGGTCGGCATACGACGAGTTGGTGCACGAGCCGATGCAGGACTGGTCCACCTTCATGCCGGCCAGTTCCCGGATGGTCACGGCCCGGTCCGGCATGTGGGGGGCGGCGGCCATGGGCTCAAGCGTCGAAAGGTCGATCTCGATCACCTCGTCGTAGGCGGCGTCGGGATCGGCGGTGAGCTCCACCCAGTCGCCGGGGCGGCCCATGGCCGTCAGGAAGGCCTTGGTTGCCGCGTCGCTCGGGAAAATCGAGGTCGTGGCCCCAAGCTCGGCCCCCATGTTGGTGATGACCGCCCGCTCGGGCACCGACAGCGTGGCCACGCCCGGTCCGGCGTACTCGATGACCTTGCCGACCCCGCCCTTGACCGTCATGATCCCCAAAAGCGTCAGGATCACGTCCTTGGCCGTGGCCCAGCCGGTGAGCCTGCCGGTCAGGTTGACCTTGACCACCTTGGGCATGGCGATGACGTAGGCCTCGCCGGCCATGGCCAGGGCCACGGACAGGCCGCCCGCGCCCATGGCCATGGAGCCGACGCCGCCGGCGGTCGGGGTGTGGGAGTCCGACCCGACCAGCGTCCTGCCCGGCCTGGCGAAATTTTCCAGGTGGAGCTGGTGGCAGATGCCCGTGCCGGCCGGCGAGAAGGTGATG encodes:
- a CDS encoding EF-hand domain-containing protein codes for the protein MKMSALSPVLLSLVLLGAGCAAKNEAPAPTAPQTSYPSPDYPPQTAAPQAPVPPAERTATPQAAAPVAPATPPMAPAGGSPRPDGPPRPGMLFDMMDTDHNGRVTLEEWRAFQDKAFRRMDKNNDNVLTREEMAASLPPRRGPGGPGGSGGPGPRPAP
- the argJ gene encoding bifunctional glutamate N-acetyltransferase/amino-acid acetyltransferase ArgJ, with the translated sequence MTSPVIPLPKGFSFATAAAGFKHPGRDDLALVVSDVPAVAAGVFTKNLFQAAPVLVAKKRLSTSGGHARAILVNSGQANACTGQGGIDDCRETLSLVAKATDLSADEILPASTGVIGARLKLDKWKAAVPALAAGLGQTSPVAVAKAIMTTDSFPKIAWGTLTTDAGEVRVMGMAKGAGMIAPNMATMIGLLLCDAKVGSLWWQEAVAAAADRSFNSITVDGDTSTNDCVLALANGASEVAIDSAEGRQALLGVMVEVCQALAYMLIQDAEGGTKILRVKVQGAASHAEAELAARAVGNSPLVKTAFFGRDANWGRIVAALGRSGASFAPEDVSVRIGGVAVFQNGMPVAEDLDALLAPHMRRGEISVDVELGDGPGRYLLLASDLTYDYIKINADYRT
- a CDS encoding HD domain-containing protein, with the translated sequence MTTPDHGTVDMSDRDRLTRLADFVFEAGMLRKTPRTGYQFLGSGAENVAEHSFRAALIGFVLATEAGADPNRTMALCLFHDLPEARTGDFNYVNKLYNTADPRRALADALAGTGLSATVLPLHDELEAAVTPEAALAQDADQIDLIANLKEELDLGNRYAAAWIDAAMARLRTDAGRRLAGAVAATDHTEWWFNGPDREWWNRKNGCAPKGSKAPKAPEE
- a CDS encoding metallophosphoesterase family protein, producing MRLAVISDTHLRAATPWFEAVYEKYLAPADMVLHCGDHTGHSLWASLLRHQDFASVAGNSDAWDLAMELPPLLERTVCGLRLAVTHGWGPRPGLSERIATALAGRFDVIFFGHSHTIEDTRCGQTRLINPGALEPGGSLALVDCDDGTGIRDVAFVRV
- a CDS encoding cache domain-containing protein; this translates as MNRELIKKHETSLLGAMSGVGECQEVLSRLDRQWTRATLTGKINCSRIAQTLIDFIITTQENFAVLQQDLVDTLVLENTQKVVLEIAAVAQVAIDILKRNLFERTADVGFLATDDDIVRFLGNSETDDEARARIERRLGEYRDKYTVYDEIIVCDRRGRVRAHLDRDNPVTASADPLLAETLAAASYVETYRESDLAPGRGDALVYSQAVKDPASGAALGVLCLFFDFAGEMEGIFDNLRASSEDSIILILDAGGRAIASSDPAKAPVGRTYRMSLRDDFTMVALGGDAYLAKTLATKGYQGFFGLPWYGQVLKRVATAFQNGTHGHGLDEATIRRNAIFSGRLVKVEEASENVLSDLELVVQNGEIMAAKKSVQADASEKVEAQALPHVLNEVKKIGDQVQQVFQTSTGGLLKLVTSSRLHDVRFLAALAIDIMDRNLYERANDCRWWALTSEFRRMLERERLSEEDRGRMREILAYINSLYTVYTNLFVYDREGVILACSNPDEHRQEGRRLADRYVAETLALCDSQRYRVSNFEATDLYEERGRARPTYIYSASITSLAGGGAVLGGIGIVFDSEPQFLSMLHDALPRDGGGNILDGSEGMFVDARGMVIASTNPDHAPGDTVDLAGVFCQLACGQATSHLVADGDRLYAVGCAHSAGYREYKRDGTYANDLLSVIKVRI
- a CDS encoding SurA N-terminal domain-containing protein, which codes for MLDPMRKYAQSWGIKIVFGLIILVFVFWGVGSFQGDKATVLATIDGQPVLIKDYEKAYQENLRLVKNKNPNVTDKDLQDGGFRWQVFSNMVTTRLLEDQAAKLGIAVSPEELRAEIAKIPAFQNESKQFDAKRYENLLQANDVTPGEFEADFRQNLLLEKLAAYVSLPAAVTDTEARSIFDFMREQATIHYIPFKTEDFTKGVAPTADQIKAYYEARKDQFATPAQIRIDYVEFTPKALAKPAEVTDADIETAYKANQKKYAKPEQVRVRHFLVMLPADAPKEAVDAATAKLKDLAAKLKAGADFASLLPKNPNNPEGLIGEDWAWLPKGSLPKEFGAFEEKAFSLKKDEIGEPVRTALGLHLIQAGEHQAAGEKTLAEVKDEIRSDLAEQKAADKLTKALDTIQEKVAAGEDLKKAAAEEKLETKTTDFFAKDTPPAELGLSEQALAALFTFKQGGGADQPLSTQDGFLLARVAETKPAGFEPMEAVTDVIKDRLVAEEAQKRARAQADTVAKAMETEEGKAKVLADYKDKIQISQPFTRQGFIPALGMAPVLVQTAFEATGPGWFKAAYAVSDGYVLAGLEKRMPAETALWDKEKDRWMSTLAQSKQSELFKAYLQTVQQTAKVEILNDAILGPKPTGPGAPTPGAAE
- a CDS encoding aconitate hydratase, with amino-acid sequence MALNLTQKIIKDHLVSGEMTPGAEIALRIDQTLTQDATGTMAYLQFEAIGLPRVRTELSVSYVDHNTLQMGFRNPDDHAYLRTVAAKYGITFSPAGTGICHQLHLENFARPGRTLVGSDSHTPTAGGVGSMAMGAGGLSVALAMAGEAYVIAMPKVVKVNLTGRLTGWATAKDVILTLLGIMTVKGGVGKVIEYAGPGVATLSVPERAVITNMGAELGATTSIFPSDAATKAFLTAMGRPGDWVELTADPDAAYDEVIEIDLSTLEPMAAAPHMPDRAVTIRELAGMKVDQSCIGSCTNSSYADLMAVSEILAGKRIDPTTDLLIAPGSKQVLKMLAAEGRIDPMLDAGARILECACGPCIGMGGSPVSGGVSARTFNRNFEGRSGTQDAKVYLVSPQTAAMAALRGEFSDPATWGEAPARAELPENAPSIRHLFLTPPADGAGVEIKRGPNIAPLPPFTPLAATVAAPVALKVGDDITTDHILPAGAQITALRSNIPAISEYIFSRVDAEFVPRIKKLGKGVILAGDNYGQGSSREHAALGPRYLGVVAVVAKSMARIHRANLVNFGILPLLLADKADYDRIPAGAEIAIRTGDITPGGTVAMTVAGVGPVAVKNDLTAKELEIIRAGGLLNLVRQARA